From Argopecten irradians isolate NY chromosome 3, Ai_NY, whole genome shotgun sequence:
AAAGGTCATAGGCCTGTACCCCTTAGGTTATGGTAACTTTGAACCTATAAGGGAACAATCACAGACATGCTCacctaaggtcaaggtcaaagacTTGCTCACCTAAGGTCAAGCTCACAGACTTGCTCATCGAAGATCAAGGTTTCTCACCTGATGTCAAGTTTGCAGACCTGCTCACCTAAGGATAAGGTCATAGACATGCTCATCTAAGGTCAAGATCAAAGACCTGTTCACATATGGCCAATGATACAGACTTGCATTCCTAATGCGAAGGTCACAGACCTGCTCACTTAAGCTATTTAAAAGTCAAGGTAATTAACAGACAGCTGTGACCTAGGGCCAAAAATAAATTCATGTGTAAGTGACAAGATCATGGTGTTATATAACTTTCTCTGTGCATATAGAATACAAAGAACATATACAAGTTGCTTCTTCaatgtttgaaaatgaaaatagacagttaaaaataaatttaggACTAGATTAAGATTTTGGATTGAAGCTTTGAAATGCACCACACACAGCAAGTTATGTAGACTTCATTTCTGATGTCTGTGttgtttaatataaataattagaGAATCAAAgcctgtttatatatatatatatatcaagtttGACCAAACTACACTACAATGTAGATTATGTTGTAATTTCAGTGGCTAAAGGTATACACAGACAGGATATCAACAACTGGCTCCAGACTTTTTGGAGATAAAACTTTGAATCATGTATTGGTAAATGAATATGAAGCTGGGCAAGGCATAATGGTAAATATTACGTAATGATAATAGTTTTTGATACTCCGGCTGTATTTTTGCACACCAGGTAACACAAATTATCTTGGTAACCTTGATTATTAAAACGCTTATATCAAATTAACATACGGTAAACATCCAGTTAATTAGATACGCAGATAGTTCGAACACACAGTTTTTTCAGGAAAAAACAGTAGAATGTAAagacttttataattaaagatgctccaccgccaacagagcataaatgacattcatcatttgaacaataattggtgtttaatcgtatatgtatatgtctaattaacacaaaaaataatatgaaataatttatttcgccattggtgcatgcgcaattagttcttcattccatataggatatagtgacaaggaattttttcgggatgcaattaattattttttataattttaactttgaagtaaagttagaagctcaaaattgtcagtggtggtaatggtgtaaagtaagtaacttttgtaactgaagaaaaatacctaaTCGTTTGCTccagtttttaatagtgaaaaaatactatttgtcagcggtggagcactTTAATTAAACTTATTTTATCAAGAAAAGAATTTAGaaggaagttttttttttttagctcacctggcccgaagggccggtgagcttatgtcatggcgcggcgtccgtcgtccgtccgtccgtcccgtccgtcgtccgtccgtccgtcaacatttcctttaaatcgctacttgtcctagagttctgaatggaatgtaaccaaatttggccacaaacatccttgagggaaggggaacagaacttgtataaattttggctctgaccccccgggggcaggaggggcggggcccaatagggaaaatagaggtaaatcctataaatcgctacttgtcctagagttctgaatggaatgtaaccaaatttggccacaaacatcctttggggaaggggaacagaacttgtataaattttggctctggtcccccaggggcaggagagggcggggcccaataggggaaatagagacaaTCTGAATTATAAtgtgtataaaattttggctctggtccctcccCGGGGGCTCAATAGGTGTTAATAGAGGCTTTATATCGGCCTACTATATAGTGTTCCATAGATCCTTGGGGGATCATAAAACAAGGACAAGGGGTAATGTTAAATCCTTTACATCTATAGTCCATACATTATTTATTCCTTCATTTTGGCTCTGGTTTTGAAATAGGGTAAATCCATTAACCTTGTCGTAgactgaatggaatgtaaccaaattaaAGACATTGAACTTTGAATTGGGCTCTTTGGTGACCAATTGACCTTTCCATAACCAACTTTCAACATCCTTTGGGAAGATGGAACAAgcatcccccgggggcaggcggggcggggcccaatagtgagaggtaaatcctttacaACTCGCTTACTTAGTCATAGAAtcattgtaaccaaatttttggATTTTTGGCTCTGTTGGGGCAGGGAGGGGCGGGCCCCATCCTTTAACTGTCACTATAGACTTCACTGCTCtgcccaataggggtaaatgGTTAATCCTTTTATCGCCTACTTAGTTACAGTAATTTTTTACAAGAACagtaacttgtataaattttggctctgtggGGGCGGgtggggtggggcccaatagggatatagaggttaatattaaaaatttgATATACAGACATCTTATGGCTAATCTTGAATAGAGACAATCTTTATAATGTGTACACTAAATCATAGGTAGAgttatttacatcattttttggGTGTAAACACAGTATGAACCTTTCCATATCAACATTGGTATGATTTCATGTTAATAGACTTCACTTTCTGGTTAGATTTATAGCAGCTAAGGAAggtaaatatgtttgaaaattgAATAGAGCACACAATTTGTGGTATGTTTTTACTGTTGAAAATTGTTTCCTGATCCTGTTAAAAGAAATCAATCAATGCCTATTGTAGGCTTTTGATCTATAAAACATGTGGGAACCACTTTCAAGGTTCAATTGTATCTTATATGTATTTATGCTTGAAGTTATTAAGATGTTTCTCCTTTACtatttctttaaaatcctattcTCTTTTTATGTGGTTTGGTATCATATAAAGATTGAATGgtgatatattttgatgaatgCTACATTCTGTTTCTCCATTCACAGCCCCATGAGGACGGGTCGTTGTTCTTCCCGACAGTATCCACCATCAGTCTTGGATCACATACACTTCTAGATTTCTATTATCATATTCAGCAGGATGAGGAGACTACAAAGGTACGTTTTAATCTAGGATCAGAAATCTCACACGGGAGGTGATCCATTCAATGTACAGTATGGGGAGGCCACAAAGGTATGTTTTAATCTAGGATCAGAAATCTTACACTGGAGGTGATCCATTCAATGTACAGGATGAGGAGGCCACAAAGGTACGTTTAAATCTAGGATCAGAAATCTCACACGGGAGGTGATCCATTCAATGTACAGGATGAGGAGGCCACAAAGGTACGTTTTAATCTAGGATCAGAAATCTTACACTGGAGGTGATCCATTCAATGTACAGGATGGGGAGGCCACAAAGGTATGTTTTAATCTAGGATCAGAAATCTTACACTGGAGGTGATCCATTCAATGTACAGGATGAGGAGGCCACAAAGGGTTTTATCTAGGATCAGTTTGATCCATTCAATGTACAGATGGGGAGGCCACAAAGGTATGTTTTAATCTAGGATCAGAAATCTTACACGGGAGGTGATCCATTCAATGTACAGGATGAGGAGGCCACAAAGGTACGTTTTAATCTAGGATCAGAAATCTCACACGGGAGGTGATCCATTCAATGTACAGGATGAGGAGGCCACAAAGGTACGTTTAAATCTAGGATCAGAAATCTTACACTGGAGGTGATCCATTCAATGTACAGTATGGGGAGGCCACAAAGGTATGTTTTAATCTAGGAACAGAAATCTCACACTAGCAGATATTGAttcaatgtacagtaaaacatgaatatatctaaagaGAATATTTCTGTATCCGAGAGGTAAATTGCAGCTTGTATTCACCAGTGTTACAtcatttaagtttgatttcaatCTGGTTTGATTGTTTTTCAGGACAGCAGTACATCCCAAGATGAGCGCCATTTTGCGTCCCTATTACTGGAGCCCCGTAGTCTTGTGTTTGTAACAGAGGATATGTACAAATTACACCTCCACGGGATCACAGAGAGAAAGTCTGACATAATCACGGACAAAGTGTCAAATTTAGACCTGTGTAAGTCTGTCAGTGTGGGAGACAATCTGCAACGATCAACTCGGGTCTCTCTCACCATCAGACACGTACCAAAGATACTGAAAGCCAAACTGTTTATGGGGAAGAAAAGATgataatgtgttttattttgttattcatatACATGCAGTTCTGTttaataaatttgtatttttactgTTCCAATGGTTTTTGGTGTTGTTCTGGTAAAATTCGCCAATCATTTAGGTGTTTGAGCGTCTACAGATCTAATCTCCAGGGATAATGATATCCACACTCAGGAGACCAATCACATGCAGTAgaaacttcctttgaagattacaggagtgatgcccaacttcaaagccacatagtcaaccataATGTACCActaattcttttgatgtacatcaaaggaccaaattaaCTGTTCATCCGTTGCCACAAACAGAGCATTCAggtttgctatgacatagtccaggagtagatattatgacagtgatagtaaccccttgagtatcgaggatgtctgACCAGATACACATTCACTCAGTAATTAATCTACTTTTTCTCCATGATGATAAGGTACAAAGTTAAATCTAATGAATGGCCTTTATCTACCTTCAAGATGCAAAGGTCCAAggattcaatttttaaaattcattcttCAAAAACAGGATAAGTGGAGGTTATGGAACTACAGATATGTAGGGATGAAAGTTTATCTTTGTTCAATTGTGTGACCTtgacaaaataacattttcgctcaaaagttattaaaaaagatTTAGCATACTGTAATAATGGTCCTCTAACTTAGTTTGATTTATTGATCAAATACTTTAAAACTAAAGAATGTGGTGTTgattttttatctgtttttaaaaatgaatatagAAAAACCTTGACCAACTATCAAGGTCACTTGGTCATTTAACAGATGTAATGAAAAGGCCAAAATATAAACTGgctttatttgtatgttcatagTAGTATTTGGCCCTTAGTTTTTCTAGTGAACCCATATTTAGATGACAAACATTGAATGATATGAGTCTAGAGAAGATAATTTCATACTATGAAAGCATTCTCATAGTAATGAATAATGTAGTTTTATTGTGTTTGCAGAGTCGAACTACAGATTTACTGATCTCAGATACGGATggataaaacaagaaaaaaatgtttacagaCATTTTATTAGAAAAACACATGGTCATTTCAGAAAATGAATGAATTGATGATAAACAATGATAAAGAATTTACATGTATGAAGTTATTTCCACTGGGTATTGTTAATATTGAGAAagacaactacatgtacatgtatacctatatagcgaaatagtaaaataaaaatgaccCGAGAAAATAACATTCTATACTATACAATGAGATGATGATTTATGTCTATGTAAAGTTATTGCAGACTTTTGGCACAATTCttgcatttatatataacagGAAAATATCCAcattaaacaatttacatttaccACAACTTTAGATATTACACTGCAAAGCACTTACATTTCATATTCTAGGATGATTTCAGGATGGTAGTCAATCGCGAGTTCCCACCCCAAACAATTTTTGtttaacataaatgataactCTACCCAGCAGCTTTGTTAATTCATTTGTCATCGTTACTTCAAACTAGCTTTTCATTTTAAGTATCCATAGATGAAAAGCAACAACGTACGCTCGCTAAGTAAAATATTTGCAATTCGAATGATATGACTCTGTTGATAGGACGataatcaaataaatcaaacGTCAATTTCGCGGCTACTTTATATCGtgaatttgaattttcaaacaTGATTGCAAGTCCACAAATATGGACCTAAAAGTAATTAAGGAATCCAATAGCATAATTATAATGGTAAGTACAAGTATCTGTGCCATGTTACGGAAGCGCATTGGTGCCAGATTAGACATGGAAATTAAACGCAATATTTAGTTTTGCGTTTATTTGCAAAGGTATTGCGTTTATTCGCAATAGTGTAGCGTTTATTCACAAAACTATTACGTTTATTCGCAACAAGTATTGCGTTTATTAGCAATAACATTGTGTTTATTCGTAATACTATTTGTATGCGTTTATTTGAAAAAGTATTGGTTTTATTCCCAAAACATGTTGTACTTTTCTATTTTTCATATCTAATTTGGCACTAATCTACATGTGTGTAACTAAATCTTAGCATACTATATACCATTAAATTCCCTGTGAACGGACGAATATAAAAACAACCAAATTCTGTTTTAATTGGTATTATCAGAATTATTGCCTAACCATGAATAGTTCTACCGCAGAATCGTGATTGCAACCACAGGGACCCGGCACGAATATCCCTTTGATTGGTACAGACTATAAAAGAAAGTACTTACGAaaattttatgttatacattagATGTATACAGTACAAtcttatatatttcatatacaattaCAATTTTTTGTCATTTACAGTACAGTTTACTTTGAATACGTAGATATTGCACATTTGCCCAACTATAACACATGTGctagtatgtatacatgtaacacaacGAAGTTTTCCATATCATAAATCAAACTACGGACGTATCAGAATGATTAGGCTATTTACGTGATTCACATTTCGGATACCATGATAAATACATTCGTGAAAGGCAAATAACATTATTCTTAATTACTATATGTTCAACGTCATTTATAGAAACAACAGAAATCGCTACTTTATCTGTATAAGTAAATTCTGGAGAAGTCCAAATATTAAAACGAGACATGAAAGGTCtttaagggacaattcaatgaggttaattctgttacataatcGTGACGAAgcataaaaatgacataaatgtatttttcaacattcctcatgaaacatataacaagaaatattgacaccTGGTAATAATTTGATGATAGTTAAAATTACACTTACATTGGTTAATGCACATTTCTacttaaaataatgacatcaagaTAACCATTACCGATTTATAAACCAGAATGATATTGCGGATTTATAGACAAAGGGATATCATTATCTACTAGTTGTTTAGAAGACATAGTTTCTGATAATCGTTTGTTTCACAAACATGGCCTCGAAATAGTGCTTCATCCAGCATGCTAGAACCTAAAAACCTTCATAATATAGGCCTTTATAAACTGAAAAGTTGCTTGAAGATTTCCCCAATTTGACTTCTGTGACTTTTGATGAGGGTCAAGGTCAATTGTTTGAACATAATTAGTAATCCTTCATACCAGCATATTCCaggtctcttagttattgataatCAGTTGTTTTAAGATGTTAGTCTATTGGAcctatgtgaccttgaatataggtcatattaatcccagcatgctactgaCCCAAATATCATATCTCTAAGCCTCTTAGATATTGCTTGAAAACCGTTTAGCTTTTttacccctgtaaccttgaattgAACAAAATTGGAAGCCCATCAtcacagcatgctacaggcccaatatcagtaccatggGTAATGGAATTCTTGAAATACAGGATCAAAATTCCTCCATGACAAAATGTTAAGTTGGCTAGTCATTAAGTACATACACcgtcaataaaaataaataatcacaAATCACCTAGGTGAGAGTACTCGGTCTTATCTTCATCTCGGCACTTCTCAGAGAATAGCTAGAGCCAGTCCATGGTTTCCACGCAACGCCATCAAACAGTTTGGGCGGTACTTTACCGTTTCTATAATAGATCCCGTTTAAGTTTGACATGTAACATTTATAGTACCACCAAGCCCCACTAAAACGTTTAGCACAACTCCCGCCGAACTCTTTTGTGACTTTATCATTGTCTACGTCTGGTGTAGAAAATTTGTGGTTGTTATGCTTTGCCATTCCGTCACCTGCGTCGCCATGGTAACCACCAATATGGAGTCGATATCCTTCAGTCTCGTCATCAATCATAAAGTAGTCGTATTCCgcaattttctttgttttattccaGTCTGTCAGCTCTATCATCAGGGTGTAGTGGTCCTGGTTAGTTAGGTAGTGGATGTGGTCATTACCGAGCCAGTGTTCACCATGGATACCTGGATGATAAAGGGTATTGTACTATATATGTGGGGCGGAACCATACATAATCCTATCCTAGAAAGATCATCATGTCTAAGTAACGTATACAACTATTTGTGTGATATCTAGAACACaatattactattattacatgtacataaatagcACCGTTCGCAATACAATCTATAACCTATATATAGTCTATAACGCCCAATCTATGTCACGAAATGGGGAGGAAGATAAAATAAAGCTACCGTCACTGAAAACACATTCATATCCGAAAAGGAATGAATGCTGAAAAAAACCTCTACCTCCGAATCCTTGCTTAAAATCTTGCCATTTCTTCAGAAATTTTGTTGTACCGTCTTGTCGTTTCTGAATCACAGTCCATCCACCATTTTTCATGTCACAGAACACTTCCATCATCGACGACTTGCCGTATggttttattttgaatacacCACTTTTCTTTTTTCCGCTCTTGTAGTAGTCGTAGCAATCTGAAATCAAATACGTGGGGACTTCAATTGTTAAAACATCAGTTACTATCGTCACCAACCATCCGACACAACAAGCGAAGAAAACAGCTACTCGATTCTGGCACACCTCTATTATTTATTGGGAGAGATGAACTATTCAATTAATCCATTGTACTTCAATTAGCAAAGGGAGCAAAGATAACTGCTACAATTATGAACAATGACATTTCGCCtgcaccatttcaaacattttaatacCTCATGTGACCAATGATGAGATACTGAAGGACAGGGCATATAGGTATGACTCGTTTTAAAATACATTACACAAGTCCCCAAACGCCAAAGAGACAAACAGTTTACTACGCAAACTATATCTAATTCACTTTACGTAAaactctacatatatgtacGTGAATTATGCTATTTGCTCAGTCTCCTTCAACATCGACATCAACTTCCATGACAGTAAATGCCAAGTCGGGCCCACTTTCGCAGCAaatgtgagaaaaaaaaatgtatcgaACTTTTGATTGACTCCATATGGCATCAGTGAAAACGCTAGCTATCAAGATAAGATTACAACTAGTAAATAGAACGAGAATATTTCAATAtgatacacaataaaatgattAATGTTCTTACCTTTCGGTTCTTTCTGTCCGTTAGCTTCATATCTTATGGGCTTCTTCAACTGGCTCTGGTGGTGCCTTTTCTAGTGATTTCACTTTTTCTGATTTCTTTGGTTTTGCCCCTTCTTTGGTTGACTGatcttttttaacattttccttttctttttttcaattccTTATTTGAAACCCTTTTCTTTGATCCTCAGCTTTTACTTTCTGCTTTTGTGGATTCGACCCCCCCGACGTGTTTTGTTTTTTCGTCTTTCTCCTTAGATGACTTGTCGTTAGTTTCTTATACTTTTGTCTTCCTTATCTGTAGGTGTTGATTCGGGACTTTGAGCTGCAGTGGTTCTTTTTCAGTTTTCGAATCTGATTTTGGGATTTGGTATCTTGTTATCGTTATTTGGTTTCTTTGACTTATGTCAATTGATTTTGGCGCTTTGATTTTTCCCGCTTGTCAGACGGTTGCGCTACCGCTTGTGTATTCGGGGCTTTCTGTTTCTTTTAAATTGGTTATTATCACCGAGAACTTTTCTGTTTCAGTACTGGGTTCTCCTTGTTTTGTTAATGTATCCTGTGATGACTCTACCTGCAGATTTAGTAGAAGATTTTTTGCTTCTTTTTCTATTAGCATTCTCTGATTGTGCTCAGAGGTGGTGTTAGGTATTTTCTGTTAGGATGTCTTGCTTTTGGATATGTTCCACATTTTGTGGGGTTTTAGCATGCTTTAGCTGTGGGAATCGCCTTGTTTTCTCGGGTTCCTTTATTTTCCCAAACTTTTACATGTCGCTTTCATTTTACGAATCATCTCCCGCTTTCTTTGTAAAGGAAACATTAGAATCGTCAGACTGTTTTATCAGTTGAATGACGAAATTAGCGTTAATCAGAATTTCTGCAATGGTTTTATTTTTCTGGGTTtgtttctttttacattttggTATCACAGTTCTCCCTTTAATTCAGATTTCCATTTTAGAACGACACTTTCCACTGGAATGTTAGGAAATCGGAATGCATGTATTCCCTTATCACTATGACTATTTTACAAGTGAACAAGATGACGACCCACACCAAGAACCTGATTTTAACACACTTTCGCTTTatcaatgtattattaccaGCTCCTCTTTCCGAATTATCCAAACTAAACAGTCGGTATAGTcctgtttgtttctgttttcaCCCGTCTTCCGTCCTTATCAATCCTCCGCACATCGGATACCATTTTGTTTGTAGTTATTAACTAACAGTAACGTGTCTGTGTGTTTTCGGAAATTTCCCGACGACTTGTCATGTTGGCCATTTCCTGTCTGAACTATTATGTGCCTCGATTCTCTGCTGTAATATTTTGCTCTGTGAGAGACCAGAACTCTGGTCATAATCTTAGTCATTAGAGCGGTTTTGTGTTCATGATCATGTTGTAGAGGAGTCGAGTCAGGACCTCCAAGTATTTCGATTCGCGGTCTTGGATTGTCGGATGGTCTACAAAATGGTTACTTATGAATTGCGTTAAGTAGGTGATCTTTGTCGTTTTGGGGGGGTGGGTTTGGGAAAAGCGATACTGACCGAGGCGAGTCCCGTCCACCACTGACAGATGAATACCCATAGGCAGTCGTCTGCCGATGTGAAGAGTTGTACTAAGCTCCAAATACTTCTTCTGGTCCTTTACAAAAGTTTTTGCTCGCTTTACTGGCTGATATCGCTGTAACTCTGGTTGAGTTCAGCAGTTTCAGTCCTCTTAGCCTAAGTATATGAATTTTTCAAGTTTTGTTATGTGCTGAATGATTGTTTTTGCCTAAGTTTCTCTTGTCTGGCGTATTGGTTTTCCAGTCCTTATGACCATCATTTTCACATTCggaagtttgtttgtttgtttgaatagcTATCTGTTTTACCTCACTTACTTGCTCTTGGAACTCATTGAAATTGGACTGAATGCGGTTCCAAAAGAAGTATTGAACTTTTTGATCAGTTTTTTCTGTTAGAAGATGTGTACCTGTGGATTTTAACCTGTGTCCCATCCTATCGTGGTTCTGGCTTATCTGGTTGATGTATGTAGGGTTCTTCTCCTCTGATGCTCAGACCCGGGATGTTTTTTTCTCCTTGTTGGTACCTCCTTCATGCACCTTTTATGTCTATTACTTCCTTCTCTTGTCATCATTCTTAATCTCTTTCTGTGTCTCGAGAATTAGCGTCAGGTGGCCGATACTTGATTATTAAGTGTTTCTACATTCAGGCACTTGATGACCCTTGTCTTTTTAGGAGCCTGTTATCTTCGCTCCACTTGGTCGAGAGAGTATCCCTTTTTGTATTTCGTTCCGTTTCAAAAATCTGTTTGTAATATCTTTAACCAGAAATTTGCTCGCTGGCTAATGGCTTTTCGGGGTTTACCTTTTTCCCCTCTTAATGCATTCCGTTTCCCGTCGGTGAGTTTACTGAAGTATCGTTTAGAAATCCT
This genomic window contains:
- the LOC138317915 gene encoding alpha-ketoglutarate-dependent dioxygenase alkB homolog 6-like isoform X2, with the translated sequence MKNVYSAPKPKWTQLSNRRLQNWGGLPHPKGMIQEDMPPWLKVYTDRISTTGSRLFGDKTLNHVLVNEYEAGQGIMPHEDGSLFFPTVSTISLGSHTLLDFYYHIQQDEETTKDSSTSQDERHFASLLLEPRSLVFVTEDMYKLHLHGITERKSDIITDKVSNLDLCKSVSVGDNLQRSTRVSLTIRHVPKILKAKLFMGKKR
- the LOC138317915 gene encoding alpha-ketoglutarate-dependent dioxygenase alkB homolog 6-like isoform X1, whose amino-acid sequence is MTDVRVDLEDYKVSKAPPTIYYIPDYITKEEEDLLMKNVYSAPKPKWTQLSNRRLQNWGGLPHPKGMIQEDMPPWLKVYTDRISTTGSRLFGDKTLNHVLVNEYEAGQGIMPHEDGSLFFPTVSTISLGSHTLLDFYYHIQQDEETTKDSSTSQDERHFASLLLEPRSLVFVTEDMYKLHLHGITERKSDIITDKVSNLDLCKSVSVGDNLQRSTRVSLTIRHVPKILKAKLFMGKKR
- the LOC138319574 gene encoding angiopoietin-related protein 1-like, whose protein sequence is MAEHVHQPPGKCSDGMCRVQGAMDLNRGRLAIHLHHQSQLKKPIRYEANGQKEPKDCYDYYKSGKKKSGVFKIKPYGKSSMMEVFCDMKNGGWTVIQKRQDGTTKFLKKWQDFKQGFGGIHGEHWLGNDHIHYLTNQDHYTLMIELTDWNKTKKIAEYDYFMIDDETEGYRLHIGGYHGDAGDGMAKHNNHKFSTPDVDNDKVTKEFGGSCAKRFSGAWWYYKCYMSNLNGIYYRNGKVPPKLFDGVAWKPWTGSSYSLRSAEMKIRPSTLT